TAATTGGGCGTATAACAAGGGGAAAGAGATTACCTTGCTCCATCGACCCACACCTTGTTGTTTGGCCTGTTCCTCAAGGCGTAGCAGTTCAGCAAGAATAGGGCTTGCTTCACCTTTCTGCTGTCCTTGCTCCCTGACCTGCACAAGCCAGGCTCAGATAACCTAAacaccaatttttttaaaaattgctgAATCACTTTCCCCAGTATCACGAAAAAAATTGACAAATGAATTACCTTTGCCCAGCCTTGAGAGACAACCAAAATTGCAACATTTTTGTCACCGAGGTAAACTGAGCCAAATTCTCGACCTATGCTCGGTACAGCATATTCAACTCTGAAAGTGACTTCCTGAGTAAAGAACAAATTTGTTTAGGTCACCCTGATTTTAAGCAATATCATCAATAACTAAAATTACATGAATCATTCGAAGGGAACAGCACCTTCCCTATGCAGAGCTTCCTCAAAAATTCTCTGCTCTCCCAGGCAAATGGCTCATCAATACCGCCTCTACGTGCCTATTAATAAAATAAGATGGAAAACATAAACACAAAGAAAAGCATCGACTGGAAGTTTGACTCAAACAGCTTGCAACAAAAAGTTTACAAGTTAGAACTTAACAATTATGAAATCAAGATACCAACCTACTCAAAAGTAACTCCCAGAATCATTATCCAAAACCAAAACTAAATTAATCAGCAAGAAAATGCCAAACAGATAttacaaataaatttaaaagcgACCAAGGGAGACATAAAAGGATATTTAAATGAGTTTTACCAGTCTGGGAGCAATGAGAGATGCCAGGGTAATGGTCTTCTCGGGTGGAGGTCCAGGTCTGTTACTGGCCATCGCCGTTACCACCAAGGAATCCCCCGATGGAACTGCTTTGACTCTCCCTTTGTACCATCCCGTTCTCCCAGCTGCTGGTGCCGCCATTCTCAACGGCTAAGATCTACAACAAAATTGCCAACCACTTCACTTTCAAAATTCAATATTTCCGCAAACAAGCAAAAATATCGGTAACATTCTAAAGAAACATAATTCGAAATAAATTCTCCAGATCTGTAACATATGATCCACAGGAATTTCAAAACGATCTAAAATCCATCCTTTGAATATTCTAAAACGCTACATGCATCAACGGAACACTAAAATATTAATAACAGTATCAATTCAAAAGGCCTTGATCTATTAATTTCATCGAACGAGACCAATGAAAAAAATAACAAACAGTTTGAATAAGAAAGAACAAAATCGAAacaatttcatctaaaatcagATTAAACAATGCCAAATATAATACCAGAATCGAAAATTATCGGTCTTGGCTTTTACCTGGATCAAACGAGGAAAACTCCTTATTGGATCTACCGAAGAACGGAGAATGAGAGACTTTATATAATGATGATAAGCTCCGTTATTctgtattatttaaaaaaattaaattaaatataaaaaaaaaaactcagagTAGGAGAGAGAGGGCGGCGATCAGAGACAGAGAGAAGTGGAAGATTGTGCGCGTAAGAGCCAATTTATACACGCAGAGGAAGGCGAGTTGGGTGATAAAAATAGTCTCCGTTTTGGAATAAAATTACATGAAATGCCACGAGAAATACATACAATATGAAGTTGACAAAATTGATGCTGATTTCTGCTTTTAGAGATCTGTTAGATTTAGATTTTTAGTTATTTCTTCTGACCCATTTTGCCCCTGTTTCTTAACtatttctaaaatttgaaaaCTCCGCTACTTTGACATCTCGAATCGTTCTACTATTTCCTTTAAAATATATGTAACTAATGTTCAGGCTTAAGACCGAATTTTTTAATTCAACAGTAATAATAATGTAAACAGCGTGCTGCTACAATTAATATCAAATTAATATTGCCAATTTTGTTTAGGAACATAGCCTTAAATGACCCGTTCGAATAGTTGgtttacatatatttttaaactaaataaaatataattttaaactcaaatgaacaaaaatatcttatattaaaatatatatttataaaattattttaataaataattatggGTGGAAtagtaatatatttttatttaaatttgttcATCTTATATTTAATTCTTAAGTAATATTttgcaattattttattttaaatatttatcatataaaagtaTGGAATAATAATTGTAATACTATTTTTTAACAAacaataataatactaattaatttttaaattaaggatgttttaataattttataactaaGTTGATGTAGAGTCATGATATCAACTcaatcattttatatataatatggattataattattttaatttaaatactaatataaagataatatttttatttttaatttatatttgaaataatttaatttaataaaatttaacaaaatttataTTATGCTTTATATCATCGAAAATCtctaaacaaaaattaaagatttcaaaaataaaatgaataagttAATTTAGCTACTATTAAACTATAAATATTagcataattatttattatttattatttatatgcatattaaacaaaattaaaagaaaaataaaccaTTTTCATGCATGTATAATATATACACAAATATATATCCTTGAGGTAATTATATAttgttttcttaaatattttacttactaaaaatacaaaaattattttaaaaatcatatgaaattTTGCTAAAAGTCtaagtttattttataaattttcaagaCAAAGTAAAAATTAAAGATATACAACATATAGCAATTTagacaaatttcaaaattatatatatatatatatatatactgttATTAAAACTTCAGACTGATTAGGTATCAAGAATTAACTATGCACCAATTCAATTGGAAAATTACGATAATgtctttttataattaaaataaggtaTATTGTTCAATGGCactttaatctttttattaaaaaatcaataaaaataaaatggattTGAACTCAAccaattgttttaataaaaccttGAATTCATCACTTAaccaaagttttattttattatatttaaaacatttttattttaatatgcacaATTTATTATGTCCATCAATTGTATGTTTATACAATTATTTAAACCTCTAATTGAGTTGATATCACGAGTCAACCAGGCACCAACACGATTAGGAAAGTTACAAAAATATTCATccgtaatcaaaataaattatattgcAAAAACCaatgaaaatataatttgaaCTCACACCAATGAAAATATACTACTCAACCGAGCTTCATTTTAATGTGttttatacatatttattttaatgtatgCATGATTTATTATCTCCATcagttgtatatattaataatgttattaattgaATTAGTGTCACAAGTCAACTTGACATTAAGTCAAAATTAAAGATGACACCATGATAAACAATTATAGTACATTTAATATTGTTAATTTAAtgtatttatatgtttaattttattttacttacaatttaattttttattttaatattatacatatttttataaacttatatattactataattaattaatttcaaatcatatatttcattatttattatgttttatttttaaacatatatCTTTTATCTAAATTCGTACAGCATAATTGCCATACATATACGAAAgtctaatatatattaaaaacaaaACCTCTAATCATAAAAGGCTTATCCCAATAGATATATAGTTTAAATCGTGCCATGTATATAATTAAAAATGTAACTtatcatatatttaattatttcgactcaatttaattaaaaacatttaaatgtcatataataaattataattatttttaacatttttaattgaCTTGCCTTATATGTAAtagtataaataatttttttctctcATAAATCATTTATTAATAGACGTGAATTAATTATACATAAAACTACAAACTAAAATCAGAACCATTTTTAAATACCATGTTAAGAACATTGAATTTCTTTCAAACCCAGCTTTAAGAAAGATATCAGCTCAACTATTCGCATAAAATAATTCTTATATGGGTTAGAGTAATATTTTTTCAACACGTGTTATAAAATAGAGTTATGTAAAaattctaaattgaaaatttaaaattttcagtttAATCAATTTTATGTTCGGTTGAATTAGTTTAATCAGTCAATTTTtagttttgatattttaaattgaATAAGTCATAAGGCTAAGAGTCCATAATATTTACATACCTAAAtctaaatttaaactttaaactcaaatatcaattaaaatttaatactCTTAAAAGCCTAAACCcattcaaaattaaaatccaaattgataattaattttttataatattcattttaattttattatttaatatataaaaaaccCAAATTGATATATACCTATTAAGAATAGTAGAAGACGTGAAAGTTATATGCTGAGCATGTAAGAAAAAAAGTATTTTTTGAgttcattaaaattattttgtttatttttaatatttttataatgaagtagaaataaaattataagtaATGCAATATACTAATTTGAAGAAAGAAGATAGTTAtatgaaaaaataaagaaaataaatttataaatacttcaattaaaattttcttttccaactaaaagaaaatttaaaagtaaaaaatcaAACCGAATAAAAAATTTCGATTCTAGATTGAATCGATTAATTCAATGTATTCGATTTTGGGGATAAAAATTAAACCGACAAAGTTATCGATGttaagatgaaaaagaaattatGAGAGAATTTGGCCTGCAATTTGTTGAACCCTTGTTACATATAACCCTAAGAAATCCATCATATGATAATGAAAGAATCACATAGCAAACCTATAATAATATTtgtaatttttcttaaaatattgaaTGATGATTTTAAGAACTATATAGCATAGAGCGACGTTCATTTTTGAGTCTGAGTAGTCTATCGTCTTCTTGTTAAAGAATGCTCAAACTGTTATTGATATCTTGAATGACATTAATCAAAATGAGAGCAAGGATAAAATCTATGCAGACTTGAATTCTCCAAAAACTGTTGACAACTCTTCCGTTAAGTCCAATAAAAAGAGGAAGACCAAAGAAAGGAATAATCTTATTGGGATGGTAGGAAGTATAATTGGAGTCTTCATTGATAGAATTGTCCAAAAATCTAGGAACTCCAGCAATTTCAAGACTAGCCCAATATTGAAGGGCTCATTGAAGACGAAGTGATGATTGCTTCAAGGAAGATAATTAAAGATGTTGGAGCTATGCTTGTGTTGTTGAATGTTCCAGCTCATCAAAAAGTTGAAATGGGTCAGAGGATATATGtagacttattattattattattattaatttaagacatcatgttatttttaaaactatGTTTTATgcacattttttatatttttaaaatattgatgttaaataatccgagtataattttaatttaattttatttgaactgtATTTGTAAAAAACAATGAAAAGAAGAATGATAATTTTAGTTTTACTTTGATGTGAATTGTTTTAGTTGACTGAAGTGGAACTTTATAATTGTATTCACAAATCTATAATTATAGTCCTATTTACATTTTTTAATCGAATTTGATCCGTAATTTTAATCGTATTTGTAATTGTACTTTTGACACGTTTAATAATTTGTATTGTGTTTGTGTTTACATTGTTGACATTAATAAATGCAACAATTTATAAGTTTTTCAAGGTATGCTTTATAATTCACAAAtgacatttaataaaataatacattagTATTGATATGTTTAACTAAACTAAGTCAAATACATGTATTAAAATGCCTCCCCAATATTGGGTTAATTATTTTTTGGATGATGATGAAATTTATTAATCTAAGAATGCACTTAAACTGTGACAAAAGAACAAAAACACAATATATAGTGTAGTGGGCCAAATGTGCCCGGGCCCATTACAAACAAAccgaaaacaaataaataaatataaaaaccaCAGTCTATTAACCCAAGCCCAATAATTAAACCCTGACCCGAATCTACAGGACCCAACAGGCCTAGAACACTAAAACAGGACAAAACCCTAGGACATCTCCTTTTCCTCTGCACCGCAACCAAGCAACCCCCCATGCACGGCCTCCGTACCGTCCAGCAGCCACGCCCCGCGCCAGCACAGTTTCCGTACGCCACGCCCACACCCCCGTACACATACCAGCAGACCCCGTACCTGGAAAAAGACAAACAGGATGCAACAgcaaatagaaagaaagaaaaaaattgtatttcatttttttttttttttacattcggctataaaagcctatTGATTTCGATTGTAAGGGCTTTTTTTTTTACGGGATATACAGAAGCAATATACAAACAAACGTGATTTTCAGTCTCTTACTGGCTTTAGTTCTTTTGATTGggtcatttttattttcttttctcttcaatctttcgttattatacttgaaaataaaaagaaacgaAAGGGGATCTTACTTTGCAAATTCGCCACGGGTTCTTCTTTGCTTCGCTGAAATTGAAGTCTGAGGAGTGATCTTGAGGCTGCAAACTGATTTCTGGGTTCTAGAAGTTTCATTGTTGGCGGCGACATGCTAAAGGAAACCCTAAAAGAATGGGCTGATAGCATGATTTATTTCTAAGGGGAAGGATTTgtgttttatgtaaaaaaaacGATTGAAAAAGGAGGGGTTTAGCAGCAGATCTAAACGGCGTCGCTCCAAAAAGGGGTAGGGTCCGCGTGTCTACCCGTTTGAAGACCCGGATCCACTCTTTTGCGCCTAGAATGGAATATTTGTGCTGAAGGTCCCTCCTCCTTGTGCTGCGTTGTAATCTGCTTCATTTGCATTTGAtttgctttattttcttttagatTATTCCCAAAATTTGAAATACTTTTATGTTGTAGTCCGCATCTCAACACAATGTTTCAGGATCAGGGATTATTTTAATCTTGATCCCTGTGAATTCATGTGTGTTATATATGAGTCTCCATTAGTAGTTTACTTATTTGGtaaattatcttttattttactttgattTCAATTAAGTATTTTATTAGATTTATGTTATAAATTTGGGTTTATTCACTCATATATTTTCGGTCCTTTTATTAATGCATGTATAttcatcattattttattttcattttgtttttattgtttatattatttgtaaTGTTAATATTAATTGTATCATTTGTATCATTGGTTACTTATTTGTTGTAATTTGGGTAATTGAAGTTCCACATGTTGcatactattttatgtattgttttatgaattatcatacatgtatataccTTATAATAAAATTGGCTTTATTCTATgaatagaggtgtgcatgggtagGGCAGGCCAGGCCCATAAAAATTTTGGCCCTTTTTCAAGGCCCAGGCCTActgcccgaaatatgggcctgaAAATTGTCCAAGCCCGCCCGAGAAAAAATGGTAGGCTCGAGCCAGCCCGGCCagtcatattaaatttttttttgcttttttattaaataaaaaactttaaaatataataaatcaaatacatttaaaacataaaacaaatgttaaaacaaaaataaataaataatgggactaaaataattattaaaataatacataaattaaaaatataataaaaagtaattatattaaaattaaaaattgaaacaaattaaaactaaattaagaattaaattatattaataacaaaagttttacaatatcaaaataacatcaaaacaacaaaaaagtaaagtaaaagtactaaagttatttaaaattaaaaataaaaataatttaatattaaaattgggCGGGCCCGGCTAAAAAAATCTTACCCGAGACCCGacccgttttctaaacgggcctcgttttttgtccaagcccgttttttgggcctatatttttacccaaaccctcccatttttcgagCGGGCCTTCGGGCAGGACCGGgccgcccggcccatgcacacctctatctATGAAcattattaacattattaactattttttttatatatatgttatgtgtatttgttttttttttaaaaagaaatcgtATGTTATATGCATTAGTTAAATTTTAACTATACGTATACAAAAATTAttgatatatataatttaaatacatttttcaacattaatatttttatacatataatttcttttagaTTTATTCACGTATCTTTCTTATTTAAAAGAAAATCCCACATATTTAGTGTATAATGTAAGTTATTATTAAACATATGTTTAGAACTTATATTTAATTTGTATCCATTGTTAAAGCCAAtatattcttatatatatatttatatatatattttaaataaactcatataattgtttttttaattattacGCATATAAGTTGTGTTTAattctataattcatattttaattaaatgataTCTTGACATATAATTATTTCTAACATTTCTTCATATGTATATGgtacatattaaattattttactatggtacatgttattattttcatataactttatataaatatttatatatatatatatatatatatatatatatcctattTTTAAGCTTGTCAACCTATATACCTAACTTATTAATATTATACCATTTTGATTTCTACATTTCATTTGCTACACATATATCTTGTTGTTTTCTTTATATCTTATGGCATGAATATATATAATCATTGCATGGTATTCATCTTAATGATTTGTTAATTGTTCTTCGTATGTGATTGAGATTTGATTATGATCTctggattaattatatttaattgcatATTCTGCTAGTCGATTAATATTATTATTCATCAAGCATCGTACCATTATATGTGCCTTTTACCCTATATCATTGTTTCACttaatttttgaaatgtggttctataAAACCcgaattttatgattaatttcgtcttatttcAAATCGAGTTAATACGTCTTAAGCTAGCTTTATAATCATTCATTaaaaaattcttcaaaacgaagacgagattcgatgtttggcaattcgcggaatcgtgccctaacgtgttgggttgcaatttcgcgtttgctcaaaataaccgaatatcacttcaaaatttcattcatgtcttttaaaaattctttaaaatgaaGACGAAATTTGGTATTTGGCAATTCGCAGAATCgtaccctaacgtgctgggttgcaattccGAGTTTGctgaaaataatcaaatatcactTCAAGATTTCatcattcattcaaaaattctttaaaatgaaGACGAAatttgatatttggcaattcgcggaatcgtgctcTAACGTGCTGGGTTACAATTTCGCGTtcgctcaaaataatcgaatatcacttCA
This window of the Gossypium arboreum isolate Shixiya-1 chromosome 12, ASM2569848v2, whole genome shotgun sequence genome carries:
- the LOC108477178 gene encoding uncharacterized protein LOC108477178; translation: MLSAHSFRVSFSMSPPTMKLLEPRNQFAASRSLLRLQFQRSKEEPVANLQSTGSAGMCTGVWAWRTETVLARGVAAGRYGGRAWGVAWLRCRGKGDVLGFCPVLVF